From Alosa sapidissima isolate fAloSap1 chromosome 7, fAloSap1.pri, whole genome shotgun sequence, the proteins below share one genomic window:
- the LOC121713828 gene encoding la-related protein 4 isoform X6 has product MPTVPIEAPADGTEGSPWSQTNIPEGYPDASGCKAYTTGFPSLEDGSSLGAAEGTANGMDPPDLEFPLCEPPTGIEVDSNLTMEQPISAESLRESLKKELEFCFSRENLSKDLYLMSQMDSDQFVPIWTIASMEGIKVLTTDMDLILDVLRSSPMVQVDEKGEKVRPNHKRCIIILREVPESTPVEEVEALFKNDNCPKVISVEFAHNNNWYITFQSDTDAQQAYRYLREEVKTFQGKPIMARIKAINTFFAKNGYRSLDCSVYSQQTQTQSQYSSPLFMQHVYSPQQQYLPYSIMPPTWTPSPTPYFETPLAPFPNSSFVNGFSSPAHYKTGSNSLNLGRPFSRNRVPLYSRKNVINAFRNHVKPQSRASDGAPAPVAPVPLVDGLTGLRSPQPPASSGPALGTAELSPSFTHLTASEPSDDNSMANRGRRSTYRGNRRRREDERTTRPISLPEVKVPQPKFDLAASNFPPLPGCVVSTQGEPVLENRMSDVVRGINRDKQQPQQQQQQQSDASKDGAASHPTAPEDSVSTIRPVQPASKTTSHTLESTTASSTSHQEKKQERPELPVQKETPAPTASAAAVVAASAPASAPAPSHTQVAAGSKPQPSTAPTPGTPQASPAPSSTTTTTNSTPAMEPRKLSYAEVCQRPPKDPPPTPAPSAAAAAPTTPPASQPLRELRVNKAEEPAGGPHSPSDKPERPLERGAECKGREGRPPRDGQGYYRNNGPPRAGTGGLKLREQQRRPPFGRRNSPQGGPRHTGKEQNIPPISPK; this is encoded by the exons ATGCCTACTGTCCCCATCGAGGCCCCTGCAGATGGTACAGAGGGCTCCCCCTGGTCCCAGACAAACATCCCAGAGG GGTATCCTGACGCCTCCGGATGTAAAGCGTACACAACAGGGTTTCCAAGCCTGGAGGACGGCAGCTCTTTGGGGGCTGCCGAGGGTACTGCGAATGGTATGGATCCCCCTGACTTAGAGTTCCCCCTCTGTGAGCCGCCAACAGGAATTGAAG TTGATTCTAACCTGACAATGGAGCAGCCTATCTCTGCTGAGAGTTTACGGGAGTCTCTCAAGAAGGAGCTGGAGTTCTGCTTCTCCAG GGAAAATCTATCCAAGGACCTGTACCTCATGTCACAGATGGACAGTGACCAGTTTGTCCCCATCTGGACCATCGCCAGCATGGAGGGCATAAAGGTCCTGACCACCGACATGGACCTTATTCTGGATGTGCTTCGAT CATCTCCAATGGTACAAGTGGATGAGAAAGGGGAGAAAGTTCGGCCCAATCACAAGCGCTGCATCATCATCCTGAGGGAGGTCCCGGAGTCTACGCCTGTGGAG GAAGTGGAGGCCCTCTTTAAGAACGACAACTGTCCGAAAGTTATCAGCGTGGAGTTTGCGCACAACAATAACTGGTACATTACATTCCAATCGGACACAGATGCTCAACAG GCGTACAGATATTTAAGGGAAGAAGTGAAAACATTTCAGGGAAAACCAATCATG GCCAGAATAAAAGCTATCAACACGTTCTTTGCGAAGAATGGCTACCGCAGCCTGGACTGCAGTGTGTACTCACAGCAGACCCAGACCCAGTCCCAGTACAGCTCGCCCCTCTTCATGCAACACGTCTACAGTCCCCAGCAACAGTACCTGCCCTACAGTATCATGCCTCCTACCTGGACACCTTCGCCTACGCCGTACTTCGAGACCCCTCTG GCCCCGTTTCCCAACAGTAGCTTTGTGAATGGTTTTAGCTCACCTGCACACTATAAGACTGGCTCCAACTCGCTCAACCTCGGCCGTCCCTTCAGTCGGAACCG TGTCCCTCTCTATTCCAGAAAGAATGTAATAAATGCCTTCAG GAACCATGTGAAGCCTCAGTCAAGGGCCAGTGACGGAGCCCCCGCCCCTGTGGCTCCCGTCccgctggtggatggactcacGGGCCTGCGCAGCCCCCAGCCCCCCGCCAGCAGTGGCCCCGCACTGGGCACAGCTGAGCTCAGTCCCTCCTTCACCCACCTGACCGCGTCCGAGCCCTCCGACGACAACAGCATGGCCAACCGTGGAAG GCGGAGTACATACAGAGGGAAccgcaggaggagagaggacgaGCGCACCACG CGGCCAATTTCTCTCCCAGAGGTCAAGGTCCCTCAGCCTAAGTTTGACCTGGCTGCCTCCAACTTCCCCCCTCTGCCAGGCTGCGTGGTGAGCACGCAGGGCGAGCCCGTGCTAGAGAACCGCATGTCTGACGTGGTGCGGGGCATCAACAGGGACAAG CAGCAAccacagcagcaacagcagcagcaatcaGATGCCAGCAAAGACGGAGCCGCAAGTCATCCCACAGCCCCAGAGGACAGCGTCAGCACCATCAGGCCCGTCCAGCCTGCAAGCAAAACCACTTCTCACACCTTGGAGTCTACCACAGCCAG CAGCACGAGCCACCAGGAGAAGAAACAGGAGAGGCCTGAGCTCCCTGTTCAGAAAGAGACACCGGCACCCACCGCCTCCGCTGCTGCCGTCGTCGCTGCCTCCGCCCCCGCCTCCGCCCCCGCTCCCTCACACACGCAGGTAGCAGCTGGTTCCAAGCCTCAGCCGAGCACAGCCCCCACCCCAGGAACCCCCCAGGCCAGCCCAGCCCcctccagcaccaccaccaccaccaactctACCCCTGCCATG GAGCCCCGCAAGTTGAGCTATGCGGAGGTGTGCCAGCGCCCCCCCAAggaccccccacccacaccggCCCCctccgccgctgctgctgcccccACCACTCCTCCGGCCTCCCAGCCTCTGCGTGAGCTGCGCGTCAACAAGGCCGAGGAGCCAGCCGGCGGGCCCCACAGCCCCTCGGACAAGCCCGAGCGGCCCCTGGAGCGAGGAGCCGAGTGCAAGGGCCGCGAGGGGCGCCCTCCCCGTGACGGCCAGGGCTATTACCGCAACAACGGTCCCCCCAGGGCCGGCACGGGTGGCCTCAAGCTCCGGGAGCAGCAGCGGCGCCCCCCCTTTGGCCGACGCAACTCCCCACAAGGAGGGCCCAGACACACGGGCAAAGAGCAGAACATCCCTCCCATATCGCCAAAGTAA
- the LOC121713828 gene encoding la-related protein 4 isoform X5, with protein MLLFIEVTSKGAGLNPNAKVWQEMPTVPIEAPADGTEGSPWSQTNIPEGYPDASGCKAYTTGFPSLEDGSSLGAAEGTANGMDPPDLEFPLCEPPTGIEVDSNLTMEQPISAESLRESLKKELEFCFSRENLSKDLYLMSQMDSDQFVPIWTIASMEGIKVLTTDMDLILDVLRSSPMVQVDEKGEKVRPNHKRCIIILREVPESTPVEEVEALFKNDNCPKVISVEFAHNNNWYITFQSDTDAQQAYRYLREEVKTFQGKPIMARIKAINTFFAKNGYRSLDCSVYSQQTQTQSQYSSPLFMQHVYSPQQQYLPYSIMPPTWTPSPTPYFETPLAPFPNSSFVNGFSSPAHYKTGSNSLNLGRPFSRNRVPLYSRKNVINAFRNHVKPQSRASDGAPAPVAPVPLVDGLTGLRSPQPPASSGPALGTAELSPSFTHLTASEPSDDNSMANRGRRSTYRGNRRRREDERTTRPISLPEVKVPQPKFDLAASNFPPLPGCVVSTQGEPVLENRMSDVVRGINRDKQQPQQQQQQQSDASKDGAASHPTAPEDSVSTIRPVQPASKTTSHTLESTTASSTSHQEKKQERPELPVQKETPAPTASAAAVVAASAPASAPAPSHTQVAAGSKPQPSTAPTPGTPQASPAPSSTTTTTNSTPAMEPRKLSYAEVCQRPPKDPPPTPAPSAAAAAPTTPPASQPLRELRVNKAEEPAGGPHSPSDKPERPLERGAECKGREGRPPRDGQGYYRNNGPPRAGTGGLKLREQQRRPPFGRRNSPQGGPRHTGKEQNIPPISPK; from the exons ATGCTTTTGTTCATCGAG GTGACCTCTAAGGGTGCCGGTCTGAACCCGAATGCCAAGGTGTGGCAGGAGATGCCTACTGTCCCCATCGAGGCCCCTGCAGATGGTACAGAGGGCTCCCCCTGGTCCCAGACAAACATCCCAGAGG GGTATCCTGACGCCTCCGGATGTAAAGCGTACACAACAGGGTTTCCAAGCCTGGAGGACGGCAGCTCTTTGGGGGCTGCCGAGGGTACTGCGAATGGTATGGATCCCCCTGACTTAGAGTTCCCCCTCTGTGAGCCGCCAACAGGAATTGAAG TTGATTCTAACCTGACAATGGAGCAGCCTATCTCTGCTGAGAGTTTACGGGAGTCTCTCAAGAAGGAGCTGGAGTTCTGCTTCTCCAG GGAAAATCTATCCAAGGACCTGTACCTCATGTCACAGATGGACAGTGACCAGTTTGTCCCCATCTGGACCATCGCCAGCATGGAGGGCATAAAGGTCCTGACCACCGACATGGACCTTATTCTGGATGTGCTTCGAT CATCTCCAATGGTACAAGTGGATGAGAAAGGGGAGAAAGTTCGGCCCAATCACAAGCGCTGCATCATCATCCTGAGGGAGGTCCCGGAGTCTACGCCTGTGGAG GAAGTGGAGGCCCTCTTTAAGAACGACAACTGTCCGAAAGTTATCAGCGTGGAGTTTGCGCACAACAATAACTGGTACATTACATTCCAATCGGACACAGATGCTCAACAG GCGTACAGATATTTAAGGGAAGAAGTGAAAACATTTCAGGGAAAACCAATCATG GCCAGAATAAAAGCTATCAACACGTTCTTTGCGAAGAATGGCTACCGCAGCCTGGACTGCAGTGTGTACTCACAGCAGACCCAGACCCAGTCCCAGTACAGCTCGCCCCTCTTCATGCAACACGTCTACAGTCCCCAGCAACAGTACCTGCCCTACAGTATCATGCCTCCTACCTGGACACCTTCGCCTACGCCGTACTTCGAGACCCCTCTG GCCCCGTTTCCCAACAGTAGCTTTGTGAATGGTTTTAGCTCACCTGCACACTATAAGACTGGCTCCAACTCGCTCAACCTCGGCCGTCCCTTCAGTCGGAACCG TGTCCCTCTCTATTCCAGAAAGAATGTAATAAATGCCTTCAG GAACCATGTGAAGCCTCAGTCAAGGGCCAGTGACGGAGCCCCCGCCCCTGTGGCTCCCGTCccgctggtggatggactcacGGGCCTGCGCAGCCCCCAGCCCCCCGCCAGCAGTGGCCCCGCACTGGGCACAGCTGAGCTCAGTCCCTCCTTCACCCACCTGACCGCGTCCGAGCCCTCCGACGACAACAGCATGGCCAACCGTGGAAG GCGGAGTACATACAGAGGGAAccgcaggaggagagaggacgaGCGCACCACG CGGCCAATTTCTCTCCCAGAGGTCAAGGTCCCTCAGCCTAAGTTTGACCTGGCTGCCTCCAACTTCCCCCCTCTGCCAGGCTGCGTGGTGAGCACGCAGGGCGAGCCCGTGCTAGAGAACCGCATGTCTGACGTGGTGCGGGGCATCAACAGGGACAAG CAGCAAccacagcagcaacagcagcagcaatcaGATGCCAGCAAAGACGGAGCCGCAAGTCATCCCACAGCCCCAGAGGACAGCGTCAGCACCATCAGGCCCGTCCAGCCTGCAAGCAAAACCACTTCTCACACCTTGGAGTCTACCACAGCCAG CAGCACGAGCCACCAGGAGAAGAAACAGGAGAGGCCTGAGCTCCCTGTTCAGAAAGAGACACCGGCACCCACCGCCTCCGCTGCTGCCGTCGTCGCTGCCTCCGCCCCCGCCTCCGCCCCCGCTCCCTCACACACGCAGGTAGCAGCTGGTTCCAAGCCTCAGCCGAGCACAGCCCCCACCCCAGGAACCCCCCAGGCCAGCCCAGCCCcctccagcaccaccaccaccaccaactctACCCCTGCCATG GAGCCCCGCAAGTTGAGCTATGCGGAGGTGTGCCAGCGCCCCCCCAAggaccccccacccacaccggCCCCctccgccgctgctgctgcccccACCACTCCTCCGGCCTCCCAGCCTCTGCGTGAGCTGCGCGTCAACAAGGCCGAGGAGCCAGCCGGCGGGCCCCACAGCCCCTCGGACAAGCCCGAGCGGCCCCTGGAGCGAGGAGCCGAGTGCAAGGGCCGCGAGGGGCGCCCTCCCCGTGACGGCCAGGGCTATTACCGCAACAACGGTCCCCCCAGGGCCGGCACGGGTGGCCTCAAGCTCCGGGAGCAGCAGCGGCGCCCCCCCTTTGGCCGACGCAACTCCCCACAAGGAGGGCCCAGACACACGGGCAAAGAGCAGAACATCCCTCCCATATCGCCAAAGTAA